The nucleotide sequence CAACTTGTCATCCAGGGCGCCGGACCAGCGCCGCTGTGCGCCCTTGTACACCAGGTGTCGCAACCAGGACGTGGCGGAGAAATCGTCCGGCACAATCTCGCGCGGATACTCGTAACGCAACTCGTCGAGACTGAACCGGCATCGATCAGCAATAGCAATGCCCTGCCGCAACAACGACTCCGGGTACAGCTCGGCCAGGGTTTCACGCTGACGCAAGTGTCGTTCGCCGTTACCGTCAATGGCATGACCCAGTTCCGCTACCGGTGTATTCAGGCGAATGGCGGTTAATAGATTTTGCAGGCTGCGTCGGCCACGACGATGCATGAGTACATTGCCGCAGGCAGTCAGGGGGATGGAATATTGCCGTGATAGCTCAGCAGCCCGCTGCAACAAGGCGGCATCGTCACCACGACGCAATAACGATACACCCAGCCAGGCGCGGTCATTGAAGCGGTTCCGCAACTCACGGCAATGTTCGGCTGTCAGCCCGTCATCCACCATGGCAATCAACAGGCATGAACCGGCATGTTCGTACACATCCGTCATAACCAGTTGGTATTCGCCCTTGTCCGCACGGCGACGCGCCAGGGTGATGAGTTTTGACAGCTGGCCATAACCATGGCGATCCGGCGCCAGCAACACCAGCGTCGGACCATCCAGGGGTTTAAAGTGACTGCCAATAATTATCCGGGTCGGGTTATCACGGGCAGCAACATGGGCGCGCACAACGCCGGCCAGTGAACATTCATCGGTAATGGCCAGCGCCTTGTAACCCAGTGCCGATGCCTGTGCCACCAGTTCTTCCGGGTGGGATGCGCCACGCAGGAAACTGAAATTGGACAGGCAATAAAGTTCAGCATAATCGGGTACACGCGACATGACACAGTACTCAGCCAAAAATGCCGTGCAGGTACCACTGGTTGTCGCTGCGCAGATCACGATAAAGCCAGTAGCACTCGCCATCATGGTTGCAGCCGACATGGTAATCGCGCGCCACATCGTTCCCGTCCCACCAGCCACTTTCAATGCGCTCGGCTGCTGACAACAATAAGCGCCCATGAAACTGCGGCACACCATCATGCGTTGTTAATGGCAATGGCGATAGCAACAGCCACAACGGTCTTGCTGCTGATACTGCGGTATTGTCCAGGCGCCTGGTTGCCTGGCTGGCACAGGCATGTTCCGGTCGATGATCGGCCACGCAATGCAGCCGGTGCATGACATCAGCACCCAGTCGCGCCACCAGCCTGTCCACGAAACGTGGCCAGGCATCCACACTGGATGACTCGGCAAACATGTCTGTAGTCATGGCGCCCTGCTGCAGGAAGCTGTCGGCCTGCAGGATCAGTTCACGTACCGGCGCCGCCAGGTTGACGCGCTCAAGCCGCTCACGAAACAGCGCCAGCCATTGATCAGCCTGGCGCACCATGCGCAAGGAGGACAATTCCACGGATTGCTTCGGTGCGTCTTCTGACACCAGGATTAATACAAGTTGTTGCACCATGGCATCATGTGCAGTCAACACGCCCTGCAGTTCCAGCAACAGGCGTCGCAAACCAAATAACAAGGCCTGCACATCCACGGTTTCGGCAGGCAGTTCAAGTTCCGAGCAAAAGCGCGCAGCGGGTCGATACATTTTCCTGGGGTCCGGCGCCAGCCCGCGCAACCGGTCCAGCTGTTCCAGCCAGGACTTGCCAAAGCGACGCAACATGCCGTCACGCGGCAATACAAAACATTCGGCCAGGGTGCGTATACCCAGTCGCGCCAGTTTTTGTTTATGGCTTTCGGCAACGGGCAATTGCTGCACCGACAGCTTTCCCAGTACCGGCACAACGAAGCGGCGCTGCTCAAGAATCACCGGGTTGCCGGTCATGGCCAGCCACAAGGCTGCCAGTGGCGTCGGTGCCATGGCGCTGGTAACGCTGTAACCCAGCTCGTGGATTTCATGATGAATGGTGTTGCGCAGTGCAGGCAAGGAATGAAACAGGCGCTCGCTGCCGGCCACCTCGATAAATAATGTCGCCGGTAGCTCCAGGCTCAACTGTGAACTGTAGCGATAACAGAAATCGGCCAGCGCCTGAAGTTGCTTTTGTTCACGCGCTGCATCGTATGCCCAGGTTTGCAGATCGGCGCACATGGCCAGCGCCGTGGCAACACTGTGATCACGGCGCACACCTGCCTGCTGCGCCAGCCGGTTGCAATCGACAATAACCTGCCTGCCCTTGCGGGTCTCGTGGATTGCGGCCGCAATCCTGTTGGGCTGCGCCCGGGTGAATCCCTCGAGCGCCAGGTGCGGAAAGTGCAGTGCCAGCCAGATCATCAGCGTTATCCAGAACAACCGGGCGATATAGTGATAATAAAAATATGCAGTTCACCGGGAACACCGGCTTGGTCATTGATGCCAGCCATCGCCAATGGCCACGGCCGCGTGGCTCATGACTACCAGGCAAACCCGGTTTGCCGGATCGGCGGTTGATTACACACAGTTCCGTCGCCTGATCAACTCGTCCCTGTTATGCAGCGCATGGCCAACAATCAGCAGGTTGCCGTTGTTGTCCCTGACACGAAAATCCTTGCTGCCGTAGTCACGCTCGGCAAAGTCGCCAACAAATTCGATATTTCTTGACTGCCACTCTTCGTAAACGGCATCGGCATCTTCCACCCGGATAATACAAACACCGGTACCGGCAAACTCCTTGCGACCTTCGCCAAACTCAATCACCGCGTTGCCACGACTGACCACGCCATAGGCGGGATCCTGCCAGACAATATTGACGTTAAAGCCCAGCCTGTTCTCGTAGAACGCCGCTGTTTCAACAACACTGCTCACCGGCAATACAGGATTTGCCCCGATAAACTGTTTATTCATTTCATGCTCCCTGGTGAAAGAGTGATTTCGGTACAGCGGTTTTCAACATGCCCGCATAATGCGGGCCATTGCCCATCCGGGCATCGCCCAGCACAACCGGGGCCGGCAACCTGTTACCGCGACGCTTGATCAAATCAACAAGCATCTGCCTGTTGCTAAAACGCGCATGAATGCGCAATGCCGCCGGTGACGTGGAGCGACGCCAGGTCTCCGGTCGAAACACAAACAACAATGATTGTGATGCCTCGGCCGCCAGTTGCAGGCGGCGCAAGGCTTTGGGTTCATCCCCGTTCAGCCATAACAGTACAGCTCCGCAGGCATTACTGCGCAATGCCTGCTCGGCTGCCCACAACCCGTCGACCGCCTTTCGGGGATGAACCCGCCACACGTGCTCCAGCACACACCCGGCCTGCTGCAATGTCGGCGCATAAGGTATGTGCGGTGTATTGATCCACAACACCGGTCGCGCAGCAGCGGTGATGGCTGCCAGTGCCGGCAATACCAGGCTGACACTGCCCGCGCCCTGGTCGTGATACAGAATTTCGGTTAGCACGCCCAGCGGCCAGCCGCTGCCGGGCAATACACCGTCAAGCCGGGCGAAGCCCGTTGCCACCACTGCCTGCGCAGGGGCAACACTGCTGCCACGCCAGATATCGGCGCGCTGTAACACGGTATCGAGACTCATAAACGCTGACCATTACGCAACACGCCCACG is from Gammaproteobacteria bacterium and encodes:
- the imuA gene encoding translesion DNA synthesis-associated protein ImuA, which codes for MSLDTVLQRADIWRGSSVAPAQAVVATGFARLDGVLPGSGWPLGVLTEILYHDQGAGSVSLVLPALAAITAAARPVLWINTPHIPYAPTLQQAGCVLEHVWRVHPRKAVDGLWAAEQALRSNACGAVLLWLNGDEPKALRRLQLAAEASQSLLFVFRPETWRRSTSPAALRIHARFSNRQMLVDLIKRRGNRLPAPVVLGDARMGNGPHYAGMLKTAVPKSLFHQGA
- a CDS encoding DNA polymerase Y family protein, with protein sequence MIWLALHFPHLALEGFTRAQPNRIAAAIHETRKGRQVIVDCNRLAQQAGVRRDHSVATALAMCADLQTWAYDAAREQKQLQALADFCYRYSSQLSLELPATLFIEVAGSERLFHSLPALRNTIHHEIHELGYSVTSAMAPTPLAALWLAMTGNPVILEQRRFVVPVLGKLSVQQLPVAESHKQKLARLGIRTLAECFVLPRDGMLRRFGKSWLEQLDRLRGLAPDPRKMYRPAARFCSELELPAETVDVQALLFGLRRLLLELQGVLTAHDAMVQQLVLILVSEDAPKQSVELSSLRMVRQADQWLALFRERLERVNLAAPVRELILQADSFLQQGAMTTDMFAESSSVDAWPRFVDRLVARLGADVMHRLHCVADHRPEHACASQATRRLDNTAVSAARPLWLLLSPLPLTTHDGVPQFHGRLLLSAAERIESGWWDGNDVARDYHVGCNHDGECYWLYRDLRSDNQWYLHGIFG